One Amycolatopsis sp. NBC_00355 genomic window carries:
- a CDS encoding YbjN domain-containing protein, which translates to MSLDELIKSTLDEAGLEYDRRGPGKYFVTLPGTKKLQTNAWLVDGDHAFSVEAFVCRRPDESHEDVYRFLLQRNAKLYGVHYTVDNLGDIYLVGRFGKETLSADELDKVLGQVLEAADGDFNTLLEIGFATSIKREWDWRVSRGESLANLEAFKHLVGPAKPHEPGLTES; encoded by the coding sequence GTGAGTCTCGACGAGCTGATCAAGTCCACTTTGGACGAAGCGGGGCTCGAGTACGACCGGCGTGGCCCGGGAAAGTACTTCGTCACGCTGCCGGGCACGAAGAAGCTGCAGACCAACGCGTGGCTCGTCGACGGCGACCACGCGTTCTCCGTGGAAGCGTTCGTCTGTCGGCGTCCCGACGAGTCCCATGAGGACGTTTACCGGTTCCTGTTGCAGCGCAACGCGAAGCTCTACGGCGTGCACTACACAGTGGACAATCTCGGCGACATCTACCTGGTCGGCCGGTTCGGCAAGGAGACGCTGAGCGCCGACGAGCTCGACAAGGTGCTCGGCCAGGTCCTCGAGGCCGCCGACGGCGACTTCAACACGCTGCTGGAGATCGGCTTCGCGACGTCGATCAAGCGCGAGTGGGACTGGCGCGTCTCCCGCGGCGAGTCCCTGGCCAACCTCGAGGCGTTCAAGCACCTCGTCGGACCCGCGAAGCCGCACGAACCCGGCTTGACCGAGTCGTGA
- a CDS encoding DUF4349 domain-containing protein, which yields MRTRWRTLFAVAGVAFVLAGCSANESGTSSSADSAGIGPAPAVPQQPQQGTAGNGKAETNKGQQVPAPQAGAADRKLSRSARLELTATKVTDVVAEARGIAQGAGGYTGQESTGESTATLSLAVPAEKLDGVLDQLSHLGTNLVRREMNTQDVTEQTIDVEARLATQRASVERIRALLAKATSVSEIASVESELTSREATLESLEQQRNSLAGSVAMSTVAMTIRSVAAPPPATEDHSGFVGGLAGGWDAFLVFGGGLLTVLGAIAPFLLIIGPLAVLGWWLHRRRRASRPVPVTPEV from the coding sequence ATGCGGACTCGATGGAGAACCCTGTTCGCGGTCGCGGGCGTGGCTTTTGTGCTGGCCGGCTGCTCGGCGAACGAGAGCGGCACGTCGTCCTCGGCGGACAGCGCCGGGATCGGCCCGGCCCCGGCGGTGCCCCAGCAACCGCAGCAGGGGACCGCGGGGAACGGGAAGGCCGAGACGAACAAGGGGCAGCAGGTCCCCGCGCCGCAGGCCGGGGCGGCCGATCGCAAGCTCTCGCGCAGCGCGCGGCTCGAACTGACCGCCACCAAGGTCACCGACGTCGTCGCCGAGGCCCGGGGGATCGCGCAGGGCGCCGGGGGTTACACGGGCCAGGAGAGCACCGGCGAGAGCACGGCGACGCTCAGCCTCGCCGTGCCCGCCGAGAAGCTGGACGGCGTGCTCGACCAGCTTTCCCACCTGGGCACCAACCTGGTGCGGCGGGAGATGAACACCCAGGACGTCACCGAGCAGACCATCGACGTCGAAGCGCGGCTGGCGACACAACGGGCGTCCGTGGAGCGGATTCGCGCGCTGCTCGCGAAGGCGACTTCGGTGTCGGAGATCGCTTCCGTGGAAAGTGAGCTCACGAGTCGCGAAGCGACCCTCGAATCTCTCGAACAGCAACGGAATTCGCTCGCCGGCAGCGTCGCGATGTCGACCGTCGCGATGACCATCCGGAGTGTGGCCGCGCCGCCGCCCGCCACGGAAGACCACAGTGGATTCGTCGGCGGCCTGGCCGGCGGCTGGGACGCGTTCCTCGTCTTCGGCGGCGGCCTGCTGACGGTGCTGGGCGCGATCGCGCCGTTCCTGCTCATCATCGGCCCGCTCGCCGTGCTGGGCTGGTGGCTGCACCGCCGTCGCCGCGCTTCGCGGCCGGTGCCCGTGACGCCCGAGGTGTGA
- a CDS encoding phosphoglyceromutase, with product MGELGTLVLLRHGQSTWNAENLFTGWVDVPLSEQGEGEARKGGQLLADAALLPDVVHTSLLRRAISTANIALDAADRHWIPVKRDWRLNERHYGALQGKDKKQTLAEFGEEQFMLWRRSYDTPPPAIDPKDEWSQAGDARYADLGDSAPLTECLKDVVARLLPYWESAIVPDLRAGKTVLVAAHGNSLRALVKHLDGISDADIAGLNIPTGIPLRYDLTDDLEPVKPGGEYLDPAAAKEAAAAVANQGR from the coding sequence ATGGGCGAACTTGGGACGTTGGTGCTGCTCCGGCACGGGCAGAGCACGTGGAACGCGGAAAACCTGTTCACCGGCTGGGTGGACGTACCCCTTTCGGAGCAGGGCGAGGGCGAAGCCCGCAAGGGCGGGCAGCTGCTGGCCGATGCCGCGCTGCTGCCGGACGTGGTGCACACCTCGCTGCTGCGGCGCGCGATCTCGACCGCGAACATCGCCCTCGACGCCGCGGACCGGCACTGGATCCCGGTGAAGCGCGACTGGCGGCTCAACGAGCGCCACTACGGCGCGCTGCAGGGCAAGGACAAGAAGCAGACGCTGGCCGAGTTCGGCGAGGAGCAGTTCATGCTCTGGCGCCGCTCGTACGACACCCCGCCGCCGGCGATCGACCCGAAGGACGAGTGGAGCCAGGCCGGCGACGCCCGCTACGCGGACCTCGGCGACAGCGCCCCGCTGACCGAGTGCCTCAAGGACGTCGTCGCGCGCCTGCTGCCGTACTGGGAGTCCGCGATCGTGCCGGACCTGCGCGCGGGCAAGACCGTGCTGGTCGCCGCGCACGGCAACTCGCTGCGCGCGCTCGTCAAGCACCTCGACGGGATCTCGGACGCCGACATCGCGGGCCTCAACATCCCGACCGGCATCCCGCTGCGCTACGACCTCACCGACGACCTCGAGCCGGTGAAGCCGGGTGGCGAGTACCTCGACCCGGCCGCCGCCAAGGAAGCCGCGGCCGCGGTCGCGAACCAGGGCCGCTGA
- a CDS encoding DNA-binding response regulator has product MEKVTDVVVVRGEAELFERTKHLFAAATEVSCAARDLHTWATAHPSAPEREQAVREHTTVRKVYQPGVLLDPELAEHLRFMTTHGARIRITEREINETILLDRRIAIVAGDRVGHVRSYTVVSNPELVQGIQSLFEAAWAGATDLAAYQARFTELGGREILEQLASGCKDEVAARTLGVGLRTYRRRVAELMEILGASSRFQAGALAREAGLL; this is encoded by the coding sequence GTGGAAAAGGTGACGGACGTCGTTGTGGTGCGCGGCGAAGCGGAGCTGTTCGAGCGGACGAAGCACCTGTTCGCGGCGGCGACCGAGGTCTCGTGCGCGGCGCGGGACCTGCACACGTGGGCGACGGCGCACCCCAGCGCGCCCGAGCGGGAGCAGGCGGTGCGGGAGCACACGACCGTGCGCAAGGTCTACCAGCCCGGCGTGCTGCTCGACCCCGAGCTGGCGGAGCACCTGCGGTTCATGACCACGCACGGCGCGCGCATCCGGATCACCGAACGCGAGATCAACGAGACGATCCTGCTCGACCGCCGGATCGCGATCGTGGCCGGCGACCGCGTCGGCCACGTCCGCAGTTACACCGTCGTCAGCAACCCGGAGCTGGTCCAGGGCATCCAGTCGCTGTTCGAGGCGGCCTGGGCCGGCGCCACCGACCTCGCGGCCTACCAGGCGCGGTTCACCGAGCTCGGCGGGCGGGAGATCCTCGAGCAGCTGGCGTCGGGCTGCAAGGACGAGGTGGCCGCCCGCACGCTCGGCGTCGGCCTGCGGACCTACCGGCGCCGCGTCGCCGAGCTGATGGAGATCCTCGGCGCGTCCTCGCGGTTCCAGGCGGGTGCGCTGGCCCGCGAAGCCGGGCTTCTGTGA
- a CDS encoding oxidoreductase, whose amino-acid sequence MTTNTLPAAAAGTWKLGSFEVNRLGYGAMRLMSTSDGGVRDRETSIAVLRRAVELGVNHIDTASFYFAGPRAANELINSALAPYDNLVLTTKVGPGRDFEGTFFTARPEQLRAQVEQNLRELGLDHLDVANYRIGEGLDRGTGSLADGFGALADLREKGLIRELGISNVGPEHLTEALAIAPVVCVQNQYGLTARREDDELVRLCADHGIAFVPFFAVASGTGEDARVAEVAKRHDATPAQIRLAWTLHQGPHVLAIPGTGDVAHLEQNVAAAALELTDEDLKTLERDN is encoded by the coding sequence ATGACCACGAACACCCTTCCCGCCGCCGCGGCGGGCACCTGGAAGCTCGGCTCCTTCGAAGTCAACCGGCTCGGTTACGGCGCGATGCGCCTGATGTCCACTTCGGACGGCGGCGTCCGCGACCGCGAGACGTCCATCGCGGTGCTCCGCCGCGCCGTCGAGCTCGGCGTGAACCACATCGACACCGCTTCCTTCTACTTCGCCGGCCCGCGCGCGGCGAACGAACTCATCAACAGCGCCCTCGCGCCGTACGACAACCTGGTGCTCACCACCAAAGTCGGTCCCGGCCGCGACTTCGAGGGCACCTTCTTCACGGCCCGGCCCGAGCAGCTGCGCGCGCAGGTCGAGCAGAACCTGCGCGAGCTGGGTCTGGACCACCTCGACGTCGCCAACTACCGCATCGGCGAAGGCCTCGACCGCGGCACCGGCTCCCTCGCCGACGGTTTCGGCGCGCTCGCCGACCTCCGGGAGAAGGGGCTGATCCGCGAGCTGGGCATCTCCAACGTCGGCCCGGAACACCTGACCGAGGCCCTGGCGATCGCGCCGGTCGTCTGCGTGCAGAACCAGTACGGCCTGACCGCGCGCCGGGAGGACGACGAGCTCGTCCGGCTGTGCGCCGACCACGGCATCGCCTTCGTGCCGTTCTTCGCCGTCGCCAGCGGAACGGGTGAGGACGCGCGGGTCGCGGAGGTCGCGAAGCGCCACGACGCCACCCCGGCGCAGATCCGGCTCGCCTGGACCCTGCACCAGGGCCCGCACGTGCTCGCGATCCCGGGCACCGGCGACGTCGCGCACCTCGAGCAGAACGTCGCCGCGGCGGCGCTGGAACTCACCGACGAGGATCTGAAGACACTCGAACGGGACAACTGA
- a CDS encoding sensor histidine kinase — MTTPVSLALAIGALVAGAVVGYLLARARTRREEARPPGPTVAELLERLVRSSHNGVVVLNKFGDMVLHNPRAYELGLVRVNQADPRARKAAEQVVETDEALEIDLSPLEARGRQPEAVLGQVRPLGDGFTVVEAVDHSEAIRLEAVRRDFVANVSHELKTPVGAIALLTEAVLDAAEDVEEVRRFGSKILRESTRLGQLVTELIALSRLQGAERLPDLNVVEVDAVVRESLGRTTLSAESADISITTDPASGLLIEGDRTLLVTALSNLLENAVAYSPAGSPVSISRRLADGMVEIAVTDRGIGIPEDEQTRVFERFYRADKARSRATGGTGLGLAIVKHVAANHGGSVGLWSRPGTGSTFTLRIPAHVSPEPAPEPARAAKTSPAPRQEKTPERTQRLVVTGQESPDHGGNL; from the coding sequence GTGACCACGCCTGTTTCACTCGCACTGGCCATCGGCGCCCTGGTGGCCGGTGCGGTGGTCGGCTACCTCCTCGCGCGGGCGCGAACCCGCCGCGAAGAGGCCCGCCCGCCGGGCCCGACCGTCGCGGAGCTCCTGGAGCGCCTGGTCCGGTCCTCCCACAACGGCGTCGTCGTGCTCAACAAGTTCGGCGACATGGTGCTGCACAACCCGCGGGCCTACGAGCTCGGCCTGGTCCGGGTCAACCAGGCCGACCCGCGGGCCCGCAAGGCCGCCGAACAGGTCGTCGAAACCGACGAGGCGCTGGAGATCGACCTCTCGCCGCTGGAAGCGCGCGGCCGGCAGCCGGAGGCGGTGCTCGGCCAGGTCCGGCCCCTCGGCGACGGCTTCACCGTCGTCGAGGCGGTCGACCACTCCGAGGCCATCCGGCTGGAGGCCGTGCGCCGCGACTTCGTCGCCAACGTCAGCCACGAGCTCAAGACCCCGGTCGGTGCGATCGCGCTGCTCACCGAGGCCGTGCTCGACGCCGCCGAGGACGTCGAGGAGGTCCGCCGCTTCGGCAGCAAGATCCTGCGCGAGTCGACCCGGCTCGGCCAGCTCGTCACCGAGCTGATCGCGCTTTCCCGGCTGCAGGGGGCCGAGCGGCTGCCGGACCTCAACGTCGTCGAAGTCGACGCCGTCGTCCGCGAATCCCTCGGCCGCACGACGCTCTCGGCGGAGTCCGCCGACATCAGCATCACCACCGACCCGGCCAGCGGCCTGCTCATCGAGGGCGACCGCACGCTGCTGGTCACGGCGCTGTCGAACCTGCTGGAGAACGCCGTCGCGTACTCGCCGGCCGGCAGCCCGGTGTCCATCAGCAGGCGGCTGGCCGACGGCATGGTCGAGATCGCCGTCACCGACCGCGGCATCGGCATCCCCGAGGACGAGCAGACCCGCGTGTTCGAGCGCTTCTACCGCGCCGACAAGGCCCGGTCGCGGGCCACCGGCGGCACCGGGCTCGGCCTGGCGATCGTCAAGCACGTCGCGGCCAACCACGGCGGTTCGGTCGGCCTGTGGAGCCGGCCGGGCACCGGCTCGACGTTCACCCTCCGCATCCCCGCGCACGTCAGCCCCGAGCCGGCCCCCGAGCCGGCGCGGGCGGCCAAGACCTCGCCGGCACCACGGCAGGAGAAGACCCCCGAGCGCACCCAGAGGCTCGTGGTTACCGGGCAGGAAAGCCCAGATCATGGAGGAAACCTGTGA
- a CDS encoding response regulator transcription factor — protein sequence MTRVLIVEDEESFADPLAFLLRKEGFTAAVAGTGQAALEEFDRNGADIVLLDLMLPGMSGTDVCKQLRQRSAVPVIMVTARDSEIDKVVGLELGADDYVTKPYSARELIARVRAVLRRGGEPGAEGELAPLVLSAGPVRMDVERHVVTVDGEEVSLPLKEFDLLEYLLRNVGRVLTRGQLIDRVWGADYVGDTKTLDVHVKRLRSKIEPDPGSPRHLVTVRGLGYKFET from the coding sequence GTGACCAGGGTTCTCATCGTCGAAGACGAGGAGTCGTTCGCCGACCCGCTCGCCTTCCTGCTGCGGAAGGAAGGGTTCACCGCCGCGGTGGCCGGCACCGGCCAGGCCGCGCTGGAGGAGTTCGACCGCAACGGCGCCGACATCGTCCTGCTCGACCTGATGCTGCCGGGCATGAGCGGCACCGACGTCTGCAAGCAGCTGCGCCAGCGTTCCGCGGTGCCGGTGATCATGGTGACCGCGCGCGACAGCGAGATCGACAAGGTCGTCGGCCTGGAACTGGGCGCGGACGACTACGTCACCAAGCCGTACTCGGCGCGTGAGCTGATCGCGCGGGTCCGCGCGGTGCTGCGCCGCGGCGGCGAGCCCGGCGCCGAGGGCGAGCTGGCCCCGCTGGTGCTCTCGGCGGGCCCGGTCCGGATGGACGTCGAACGCCACGTGGTGACGGTCGACGGTGAGGAGGTCTCGCTCCCGCTCAAGGAGTTCGACCTGCTCGAGTACCTGCTCCGCAACGTCGGCCGGGTGCTCACCCGCGGCCAGCTGATCGACCGGGTGTGGGGCGCGGACTACGTCGGCGACACCAAGACCCTCGACGTCCACGTGAAGCGCCTGCGCTCGAAGATCGAGCCGGACCCGGGTTCGCCGCGCCACCTCGTGACGGTGCGCGGGCTGGGCTACAAGTTCGAGACGTAA
- a CDS encoding Ppx/GppA phosphatase family protein — MRLGVLDVGSNTVHLLVVDAHRGAHPTPMHSEKSVLRLAERITRTGDLSKTGADELVTAVESAKAAAVRLGCEEVMAFATSAVREAKNSAKVLARVADETGVELQVLSGIDEARLTFLAVRRWYGWSAGQLLVLDIGGGSLEIAMGRDEEPVLAESLPLGAGRTTRTRFRHDPPTRSELVATSAWLDDQLTELARKITKWGEPDRVVATSKTFRSLARLTGAAPSAAGPRARRTLSDTALRQLLAFISRMPSADLAQLEGVSSSRSHQLVAGALVAQATMRALGVPELEICPWALREGVILRRLDHSTGADETGAALVARFGAQEDR; from the coding sequence GTGCGCCTAGGGGTACTCGACGTCGGTTCCAACACCGTCCACCTGCTCGTGGTCGACGCCCACCGTGGCGCCCACCCGACCCCGATGCATTCCGAGAAGTCCGTGCTCCGGCTGGCCGAGCGGATCACCCGCACCGGAGACCTCAGCAAGACCGGCGCGGACGAGCTCGTGACCGCGGTCGAATCCGCCAAGGCGGCGGCCGTCCGGCTCGGCTGCGAAGAGGTCATGGCGTTCGCCACCTCCGCCGTCCGCGAAGCCAAGAACTCGGCGAAAGTGCTGGCCCGCGTGGCCGACGAGACCGGCGTCGAGCTGCAGGTCCTCTCCGGCATCGACGAAGCCCGGCTGACCTTCCTCGCCGTCCGCCGCTGGTACGGCTGGTCGGCCGGGCAGCTGCTGGTGCTCGACATCGGCGGCGGCTCGCTGGAGATCGCGATGGGCCGCGACGAAGAGCCCGTGCTGGCCGAATCGCTGCCGCTGGGCGCCGGTCGCACCACCCGGACCCGCTTCCGGCACGACCCGCCGACGCGCTCGGAGCTCGTCGCGACGTCGGCCTGGCTCGACGACCAGCTCACCGAGCTCGCGCGGAAGATCACCAAATGGGGTGAACCGGATCGCGTCGTCGCGACGTCGAAGACGTTCCGGTCGCTGGCCCGGCTGACCGGCGCCGCCCCCTCGGCCGCGGGCCCGCGAGCGCGCCGTACGCTCTCGGACACCGCCTTGCGCCAGCTCCTGGCCTTCATCTCGCGGATGCCCTCGGCCGATCTGGCGCAGCTCGAGGGGGTCAGTTCGAGCCGATCGCACCAGCTGGTGGCGGGCGCGCTCGTCGCGCAGGCCACGATGCGGGCGCTCGGCGTGCCGGAACTCGAGATTTGCCCGTGGGCTCTGCGAGAAGGTGTCATCCTGCGGCGGCTGGACCATTCCACCGGCGCGGATGAAACTGGAGCCGCGCTCGTGGCGCGCTTCGGCGCACAGGAGGACCGGTGA
- a CDS encoding sugar phosphate isomerase/epimerase family protein has translation MSGVTDEKPVPVGLSTASVWPLKAGSAFELAAELGYDGVEVMVWADAVSQDVTALRRWSRRTGVPVLSIHSPSLLITQRIWSPDPVVRLRMSVDAAVELGARTVVVHPPFRWQRRYGDAFGDLVDELEESSGVEIAVENMFKVRPPGGSKNSRVSAFRPSIDPTDVGFRHYTLDLSHTAAARMDALALAQRMGEGLTHVHLADGTGIPKDEHMVPGRGGQPCASLLEKLVSNGFAGQIVLEINTRHALTQAQRVRDLAEALLFARFHLGQ, from the coding sequence ATGTCCGGCGTGACAGACGAGAAGCCGGTGCCCGTCGGGCTCAGCACGGCGTCGGTGTGGCCGCTCAAGGCCGGCTCGGCGTTCGAGCTGGCCGCCGAGCTCGGTTACGACGGCGTCGAGGTGATGGTCTGGGCCGACGCGGTCAGCCAGGACGTCACGGCCCTGCGCCGCTGGTCGCGCCGCACCGGTGTGCCCGTGCTGTCGATCCATTCGCCGTCGCTGCTGATCACCCAGCGGATCTGGTCGCCGGACCCGGTGGTGCGGCTGCGGATGTCGGTCGACGCCGCGGTGGAGCTCGGCGCGCGGACCGTCGTCGTGCACCCGCCGTTCCGCTGGCAGCGCCGCTACGGCGACGCGTTCGGCGACCTCGTCGACGAGCTGGAGGAGTCCAGCGGCGTCGAGATCGCCGTCGAGAACATGTTCAAGGTCCGGCCGCCCGGCGGGTCGAAGAACTCGCGCGTGTCGGCGTTCCGGCCGTCGATCGACCCCACGGACGTCGGGTTCCGGCACTACACGCTCGACCTGTCGCACACGGCGGCGGCGCGGATGGACGCGCTGGCGCTGGCGCAGCGGATGGGGGAGGGCCTCACCCACGTCCACCTGGCCGACGGCACCGGCATCCCGAAGGACGAGCACATGGTGCCCGGCCGCGGCGGCCAGCCGTGCGCGTCGCTGCTGGAGAAGCTGGTCAGCAACGGTTTCGCCGGCCAGATCGTGCTGGAGATCAACACCCGGCACGCGCTCACGCAGGCCCAGCGCGTCCGCGACCTCGCCGAGGCGCTGCTGTTCGCACGCTTCCACCTGGGGCAGTAA
- a CDS encoding thioesterase family protein: MGDGTFTAVLRAEWAIGSHPHGGFLLALLAKAGVAALNERGEPHAEPLVVSAEFLHAPALGPVLLRTDVRKVGRRATVVEVRLEQRGRSCVEARVTTGRLPVRRPEWTDVPSMPAEPSPGALTMPESPEGPFNLAKGCDVRLDPATAGYLSGRTGEPPRMRLWVRPRHGLVDPYFTLLASDVNPPVVMNLGRIGWAPTVQLTALLRTRPAPGWLRVIVESRSVHESWFDSDATVIDAQGRLVCQARQLGLAPAPGG; encoded by the coding sequence ATGGGGGACGGCACCTTCACCGCGGTGCTGCGCGCGGAGTGGGCCATCGGGTCCCATCCGCACGGGGGGTTCCTGCTGGCCCTGCTGGCCAAGGCGGGGGTCGCCGCGCTGAACGAACGCGGGGAGCCGCACGCCGAGCCCCTGGTCGTCAGCGCGGAGTTCCTGCACGCGCCCGCGCTCGGCCCGGTGCTGCTGCGCACGGACGTCCGCAAGGTCGGCCGCCGCGCGACGGTCGTCGAGGTCCGGCTGGAGCAGCGCGGCCGCAGCTGCGTCGAGGCGCGCGTGACCACCGGCCGGCTGCCGGTGCGGCGCCCGGAGTGGACCGACGTGCCGTCGATGCCCGCCGAGCCGTCGCCGGGGGCGCTGACCATGCCGGAGAGCCCCGAGGGCCCGTTCAACCTGGCCAAGGGCTGCGACGTCCGGCTCGACCCGGCGACCGCGGGCTACCTGTCCGGCCGGACGGGTGAGCCGCCGCGGATGCGCCTGTGGGTCCGGCCGCGCCACGGCCTGGTCGACCCGTACTTCACGCTCCTGGCGTCGGACGTCAACCCGCCGGTGGTGATGAACCTGGGCCGCATCGGCTGGGCCCCGACGGTCCAGCTGACGGCCCTGCTGCGCACCCGCCCGGCCCCGGGCTGGCTGCGGGTCATCGTCGAGTCCCGGTCGGTGCACGAGTCGTGGTTCGACTCGGACGCCACGGTGATCGACGCCCAGGGACGGCTGGTCTGCCAGGCCCGGCAGCTGGGCCTGGCACCGGCCCCGGGCGGCTGA
- the proC gene encoding pyrroline-5-carboxylate reductase: MTVIAVLGAGKIGEALLSGLLHGGHAPGDLLFTERYPARVEELTARYGIRGVEVEDAAKQADVLVVAVKPQDIDPVLAELAPLLGPSSLVVSLCAGLPTSLYERRLAEGVPVVRVMPNTPMLVGEAMSAISAGRHATAEHLAAVKDLLSHVGQVVEVPEAQQDAVTALSGSGPAYFFYLVEAMIDAGILLGLPRALAGQLIIQSAVGAAKMLAESDEHPVLLREAVTSPAGTTINAIRELEKHGVRAALLDAIEAAKDRSEALGKAHES, encoded by the coding sequence ATGACGGTCATCGCGGTGCTGGGTGCGGGAAAGATCGGCGAGGCGTTGCTCTCGGGGCTGCTGCACGGTGGTCACGCGCCGGGCGACCTGCTCTTCACCGAGCGGTACCCGGCGCGCGTCGAGGAGCTGACGGCCCGCTACGGCATCCGCGGCGTCGAGGTCGAGGACGCCGCCAAGCAGGCCGACGTGCTCGTCGTGGCCGTCAAGCCGCAGGACATCGATCCCGTGCTGGCCGAACTGGCGCCGCTGCTGGGCCCGTCGTCGCTGGTGGTGTCGCTCTGCGCGGGGCTGCCGACGTCGCTGTACGAGCGCCGGCTGGCCGAGGGCGTGCCCGTGGTGCGGGTGATGCCGAACACGCCGATGCTGGTCGGCGAGGCCATGAGCGCCATCTCCGCGGGCCGCCACGCGACCGCCGAGCACCTGGCCGCGGTCAAGGACCTGCTCTCGCACGTCGGCCAGGTCGTCGAGGTGCCGGAGGCCCAGCAGGACGCCGTCACGGCATTGTCCGGCTCCGGCCCGGCGTACTTCTTCTACCTGGTCGAGGCCATGATCGACGCCGGCATCCTGCTCGGCCTCCCGCGCGCGCTCGCCGGCCAGCTGATCATCCAGTCGGCCGTCGGCGCGGCGAAGATGCTCGCCGAGTCGGACGAGCACCCGGTGCTGCTGCGCGAGGCCGTGACGTCGCCCGCGGGCACCACCATCAACGCCATCCGCGAGCTGGAGAAGCACGGCGTCCGCGCGGCCCTGCTCGACGCCATCGAGGCGGCCAAGGACCGCTCGGAGGCGCTGGGCAAGGCCCACGAGAGCTGA
- a CDS encoding helix-turn-helix domain-containing protein yields MSPNKKEELPAVGQVQFLTVAEVATLMRVSKMTVYRLVHSGELPAVRVGKSFRVPEKAVHEYLQGAYYDVG; encoded by the coding sequence ATGTCGCCGAACAAGAAGGAAGAGCTGCCCGCTGTCGGGCAGGTCCAGTTCCTGACGGTCGCCGAAGTGGCCACGCTGATGCGGGTCTCCAAGATGACCGTCTACCGTCTCGTGCACTCGGGTGAGCTACCCGCCGTCAGGGTCGGGAAGTCCTTCCGGGTGCCGGAGAAAGCAGTGCACGAGTACCTCCAGGGTGCGTATTACGACGTGGGCTGA
- a CDS encoding 30S ribosomal protein bS22, whose protein sequence is MGSVIKKRRKRMSKKKHRKLLRRTRVQRRKAGK, encoded by the coding sequence ATGGGCTCTGTGATCAAGAAGCGCCGTAAGCGCATGTCCAAGAAGAAGCACCGCAAGCTGCTTCGCCGCACGCGTGTGCAGCGTCGTAAGGCCGGTAAGTAG
- a CDS encoding NAD-dependent epimerase/dehydratase family protein, producing MPSNIVLVTGVAGELGGKLLARLGNNPDFERVIGVDTVPPDKTVLQRMGNAEFVRADIRNPLIAKVISTAKVDTVVHASCTAHPAGPGRRTAIKEVNVIGTMRLLAACQRSPLVRKLIVKSTAAVYGAGARSQAVFTEDSELIPTSTSGYAKDAVEMEGYVRGLTRRRPDITTTLFRFANIIGPSTDTVLSRYFALPVVPTVFGYDARIQLLHSSDALSVLERATIEDKPGVFNVGSEGVLTLSQAIRRAGRVELPMPRSVVPSVGKVLRGARVVDFSADQVRLLNFGRVVDITKLKQEFGYTPRWTTREAFDDYVVGRGLRPVLDGGRLAGLAGKVLVAAATGQSR from the coding sequence ATGCCGTCGAACATCGTGCTCGTGACCGGGGTCGCCGGGGAGCTGGGCGGGAAACTGCTCGCCCGCCTCGGCAACAACCCCGACTTCGAGCGGGTCATCGGCGTCGACACGGTACCGCCGGACAAGACGGTGCTGCAGCGCATGGGCAACGCGGAGTTCGTCCGCGCGGATATCCGGAACCCGTTGATCGCCAAGGTGATCAGCACGGCCAAAGTGGACACCGTGGTGCACGCGTCGTGCACCGCGCACCCCGCCGGCCCGGGCCGGCGCACGGCCATCAAGGAAGTCAACGTCATCGGCACCATGCGGCTGCTCGCGGCCTGCCAGCGTTCGCCGTTGGTGCGCAAGCTGATCGTCAAGTCGACCGCGGCCGTGTACGGCGCGGGCGCGCGCTCGCAGGCGGTGTTCACCGAGGACTCCGAGCTCATCCCGACGTCGACCAGCGGGTACGCGAAGGACGCCGTCGAGATGGAGGGTTACGTGCGCGGCCTGACGCGGCGCCGTCCGGACATCACCACGACGTTGTTCCGCTTCGCCAACATCATCGGGCCCTCGACCGACACGGTCCTGTCCCGCTACTTCGCGCTGCCGGTGGTGCCGACCGTTTTCGGTTATGACGCGCGCATCCAGTTGCTGCACTCGTCGGACGCGCTGTCCGTTTTGGAGCGCGCGACGATCGAAGACAAGCCCGGCGTGTTCAACGTCGGCTCCGAAGGGGTACTCACGCTCTCACAGGCGATCCGGCGAGCGGGCCGGGTCGAGCTGCCGATGCCGCGGAGCGTGGTTCCGTCGGTCGGCAAGGTGCTGCGCGGCGCGCGTGTCGTCGACTTCTCCGCCGACCAGGTGCGGCTGCTGAACTTCGGCCGGGTGGTCGACATCACCAAGCTGAAGCAGGAGTTCGGCTACACGCCGCGGTGGACCACACGGGAGGCGTTCGACGACTACGTCGTCGGCCGCGGCCTGCGCCCGGTGCTCGACGGCGGCCGGCTCGCGGGTCTGGCCGGCAAGGTGCTCGTCGCCGCGGCGACCGGGCAGAGCCGATGA